In Fuerstiella sp., a single genomic region encodes these proteins:
- the guaA gene encoding glutamine-hydrolyzing GMP synthase — MLDSASASDACLTSSPAHHQADLILVLDFGGQTTQLIARRVRDRNVFCQIVRHDLTAERIQELQPKGLILSGGPSSVYDDGAPGIDPGIFELGLPILGICYGMQISCQFLGGTILAADSREFGRAPCRVESDNTLFKNIPQTFTAWMSHGDQVGELSDGFETIASTETCPNAAVRHVSRPVYGLQFHPEVTHTDFGAQLLENFVVEICGCQGSWHISSLIEQQSKIIRERVGEDRVICGLSGGVDSSVTAALIARSIGTQLSCIFVDNGLLRKGEREQVVREFTSHFRTDLRVVDARERFLTELAGVTDPQTKRKIIGRVFIECFRDAAKSIPNARYLAQGTLYPDVIESGANPDGPAATIKAHHNVGGLPDELGFELIEPLRDMFKDEVRRMGLELGLPEKLVWRHPFPGPGLAVRCLGEITEERLEIVREADTILIEELHAANLYREIQQAFVVLLPVQSVGVMGDDRTYENVAAVRAVQTDDFMTADWFDFPHDVLQRVSTRIINTVRGINRVVYDVSSKPPATIEWE; from the coding sequence ATGTTGGATTCTGCTTCAGCCAGTGACGCTTGCCTGACGAGCAGTCCTGCACATCACCAGGCAGACTTGATCCTGGTGCTCGATTTTGGAGGACAGACGACGCAGCTGATCGCTCGCCGCGTTCGTGACCGGAATGTCTTTTGTCAAATTGTTCGGCACGATCTGACAGCCGAGCGAATTCAGGAGTTGCAGCCCAAAGGGCTCATCCTGTCAGGAGGCCCTTCCAGTGTCTACGACGATGGTGCGCCCGGGATCGATCCGGGAATCTTCGAGCTCGGCCTGCCGATTCTGGGGATCTGCTATGGAATGCAGATCAGCTGTCAGTTTTTGGGAGGCACGATCCTTGCAGCCGACTCACGTGAGTTCGGGCGTGCTCCCTGTCGGGTCGAGTCGGACAACACGTTATTTAAAAATATTCCGCAGACATTTACTGCGTGGATGAGTCATGGCGATCAGGTTGGAGAGCTTTCTGACGGGTTCGAGACAATTGCCAGTACCGAAACTTGTCCAAATGCAGCCGTGCGGCACGTCAGTCGCCCCGTCTATGGTTTGCAGTTTCATCCGGAAGTCACTCATACCGATTTTGGAGCGCAGCTCCTGGAAAATTTTGTCGTTGAGATCTGCGGCTGTCAGGGTTCCTGGCATATCAGTTCACTGATTGAACAGCAGTCGAAGATCATTCGTGAGCGTGTTGGTGAAGACAGAGTGATTTGCGGGCTATCCGGCGGGGTGGATTCGTCCGTCACGGCGGCGTTGATTGCCCGATCGATTGGTACTCAATTGTCCTGTATATTTGTGGACAACGGACTGCTGCGGAAAGGCGAACGAGAACAGGTTGTCCGTGAATTCACCAGTCACTTCCGTACCGATCTGCGTGTGGTAGACGCCCGGGAACGTTTCCTGACCGAACTAGCGGGTGTGACCGATCCCCAAACCAAACGGAAGATCATCGGGCGGGTGTTCATTGAGTGTTTTCGGGATGCGGCAAAGTCGATTCCAAATGCCAGGTATCTTGCTCAGGGAACTCTCTATCCGGATGTGATTGAAAGCGGTGCCAATCCGGACGGCCCGGCCGCGACAATCAAGGCTCACCACAATGTGGGCGGGCTGCCGGATGAACTGGGTTTTGAATTGATCGAACCGCTTCGGGATATGTTTAAGGATGAAGTTCGCCGCATGGGGCTGGAACTGGGGCTGCCGGAGAAACTTGTTTGGCGGCACCCCTTCCCCGGACCTGGTCTGGCTGTTCGCTGCCTGGGCGAAATTACCGAAGAACGACTGGAGATCGTGCGCGAGGCCGACACGATTCTGATTGAGGAACTGCACGCAGCAAATCTTTACCGGGAAATTCAGCAGGCGTTTGTTGTGTTGCTGCCGGTTCAGTCAGTGGGAGTCATGGGAGACGATCGTACTTACGAGAATGTGGCTGCGGTCAGAGCCGTTCAGACAGATGACTTTATGACGGCCGACTGGTTTGATTTTCCACACGACGTTCTGCAGCGAGTTTCAACACGTATTATCAATACGGTTCGCGGAATCAACCGAGTTGTTTACGATGTCAGCTCGAAGCCGCCTGCGACGATTGAGTGGGAATAG
- a CDS encoding pyruvate carboxyltransferase, with the protein MASSGLLQRIHDRVTHTVRHAVITHHKRSGMVLFSDTTLRDGEQMPGATLEPDDKLQIAKALEAAGVHSLDAGFPASSEQDVDAIRKMIGVIRKPVLTALCRTVNSDVDAADRALDGNPDHKRGVSLFCGTSPLHRKHKLEKNQTQVLKIITDSISYAADRFRIIAFSPEDASRTELDYLCKCYVEAIDSGATTIGFPDTVGVLTPEKAADFIKAIQDKVHNLDRALLAVHFHNDLGLAVANTLACVKQGANVVQCTVNGIGERAGNASLEEVAMALAMNPDQYNRTFRLDTTKLAPLCKLVAELTSVMIPRMKPVGGSNVFATEAGIHQDGLLKHPDTYLPFRPEVVGADGIQLVLGRHSGRRAVAHRLESIGMLFDESGVMEVVELIKQLPKGTVVDDTLLQELAQSLREPA; encoded by the coding sequence ATGGCATCCAGCGGCCTGCTTCAGCGAATCCATGATCGAGTCACGCATACCGTGCGGCATGCTGTGATCACTCATCACAAACGTTCCGGGATGGTGCTGTTCAGTGACACGACACTGCGTGACGGGGAGCAGATGCCCGGGGCGACTCTGGAACCCGATGACAAACTTCAGATTGCCAAAGCGCTGGAGGCAGCAGGAGTGCACTCACTGGATGCCGGATTTCCGGCGTCCAGTGAACAGGATGTCGATGCCATCCGGAAAATGATCGGAGTCATTAGGAAGCCGGTCCTCACCGCATTGTGTCGTACAGTCAATTCAGATGTTGACGCAGCAGATCGGGCTTTGGATGGAAATCCGGATCATAAGCGCGGTGTGAGTCTGTTCTGTGGTACTAGTCCGCTGCACCGGAAACACAAACTTGAAAAAAATCAGACTCAGGTTCTTAAAATCATTACGGATTCCATCAGTTATGCCGCTGATCGTTTCAGAATCATTGCGTTCAGTCCGGAAGACGCCAGTCGCACTGAACTTGATTACCTGTGCAAATGCTACGTGGAAGCAATCGACAGTGGGGCCACAACCATCGGTTTTCCGGACACTGTCGGTGTGCTGACGCCGGAAAAGGCGGCCGATTTTATTAAGGCGATCCAGGATAAAGTTCATAACCTGGATCGCGCTCTGCTGGCGGTTCATTTCCATAACGATCTGGGTCTGGCTGTTGCCAATACACTGGCCTGCGTCAAACAGGGAGCCAATGTCGTGCAGTGCACGGTCAACGGAATTGGAGAGCGTGCCGGTAATGCATCACTGGAGGAGGTTGCGATGGCCCTTGCCATGAATCCGGACCAGTACAATCGTACGTTTCGTCTGGACACAACCAAACTGGCCCCGTTGTGTAAGCTGGTTGCCGAACTCACCAGCGTTATGATTCCTCGTATGAAACCAGTGGGTGGTTCGAATGTCTTTGCCACCGAAGCCGGAATTCATCAGGATGGTTTGTTGAAGCATCCCGACACGTATCTGCCGTTTCGCCCGGAAGTTGTCGGAGCTGACGGGATTCAACTGGTCCTCGGTCGTCACAGTGGTCGACGAGCCGTGGCGCACCGGCTGGAATCCATTGGAATGTTGTTCGACGAGAGCGGAGTGATGGAAGTTGTGGAGTTGATCAAGCAGTTGCCGAAAGGGACTGTGGTGGACGATACCTTGCTGCAGGAGCTGGCACAGTCGTTGCGAGAACCAGCGTGA
- a CDS encoding DUF1559 domain-containing protein, which produces SATYNTFPNNSKNIGVEGETPSLNSSHPGIVVVGYCDGSVRNLSENIDQGVYLRLMTPGGTRIRSAIGPEEPLSGTDF; this is translated from the coding sequence GAGTGCGACATATAATACATTTCCGAATAATTCGAAGAATATTGGTGTCGAAGGCGAAACTCCTTCTTTGAACTCATCGCATCCAGGGATTGTTGTTGTCGGTTATTGCGACGGTTCAGTGCGTAACCTCAGCGAAAACATCGATCAGGGAGTTTATCTGCGTCTCATGACACCTGGTGGAACGCGGATCAGAAGTGCGATTGGCCCGGAAGAGCCGCTCAGTGGAACGGACTTCTAA
- a CDS encoding aminotransferase class V-fold PLP-dependent enzyme, with product MNSGTIYLDNATTSFPKAEAVYDAVDMYQRRTGAAFARGTHGSETADSVADRCRHQLAQMIGAQDPRSVAFTFNATDGLNLLLRGVLRSGDRVLTTTLEHNSVVRPLEQLRDRLSITVDYVPFDSASGVVDSNQFEQSCRTHSPSLVILNMASNVTGIVQPLPQLIRAAKSVAAIVLVDGAQAVGHVPLNVQTLDLDLLAAPGHKALGGPLGTGFVYVRPSVTDRMISFRCGGTGTDSSSVQQPVLMPELLESGNLNMPGIAGLAAALSWRNTDEFRTLLERHHRQIPDLIRRLSEIPRVTVCCEPSVDQNVGVVSFFISGIDPHEVAVILSQSFGIQCRAGLHCAPLAHRTLGTESSGGTIRLSPGLFTTDEEIDQAVDAVSQIVSGY from the coding sequence GTGAACTCCGGCACGATTTATCTGGACAATGCGACGACGAGCTTTCCCAAGGCGGAAGCTGTCTACGACGCGGTCGACATGTACCAGCGGCGAACCGGGGCGGCGTTTGCTCGCGGCACACACGGATCTGAAACGGCGGATTCTGTGGCGGACCGCTGTCGCCATCAACTGGCGCAAATGATTGGTGCCCAGGATCCCCGATCGGTCGCATTTACATTCAATGCGACCGATGGATTGAACCTGTTACTCAGAGGGGTTCTGCGCAGTGGAGATCGAGTGCTGACCACCACACTGGAGCACAATTCCGTGGTCCGTCCGCTGGAGCAACTTAGGGACCGGTTGTCGATTACTGTTGACTACGTGCCATTTGATTCCGCCTCAGGAGTCGTCGACAGCAATCAATTCGAACAAAGCTGTCGAACGCACTCACCATCGCTGGTTATTCTTAACATGGCGTCCAATGTCACCGGCATTGTGCAGCCGCTACCGCAGCTGATCCGGGCGGCAAAGTCTGTTGCTGCAATTGTTCTGGTCGACGGGGCCCAGGCTGTTGGCCACGTGCCGCTCAATGTCCAGACACTTGATCTCGATCTTCTGGCCGCTCCCGGTCACAAGGCCCTGGGCGGTCCGTTGGGCACTGGTTTCGTTTATGTCAGGCCTTCTGTGACAGATCGTATGATTTCCTTTCGTTGTGGTGGTACCGGAACAGACAGCAGTTCCGTGCAACAGCCGGTACTGATGCCTGAATTGCTGGAAAGCGGGAATCTGAACATGCCGGGGATTGCCGGACTGGCTGCGGCGCTGAGTTGGCGCAACACGGATGAATTTCGGACTCTGCTGGAGCGGCATCATCGGCAGATTCCGGACCTGATTCGACGACTCAGTGAGATCCCCAGGGTCACTGTCTGTTGTGAACCTTCGGTTGATCAGAACGTTGGTGTGGTGTCATTTTTTATCTCGGGGATCGACCCACACGAGGTCGCGGTCATTCTGAGTCAGTCATTTGGAATTCAGTGCCGAGCAGGTCTGCACTGCGCTCCGCTGGCTCACCGCACTCTGGGTACCGAGTCTTCCGGGGGCACGATTCGCCTGAGTCCCGGTTTGTTTACCACAGACGAAGAAATCGATCAGGCCGTTGATGCCGTGTCGCAGATTGTTAGCGGATATTGA
- a CDS encoding tetratricopeptide repeat protein, translated as MSDSENANIISATSETFRADVVEASMQLPVVADFWADWCAPCRQLMPILEKLANEYAGRFRLVKINVDECPEIAGAIGVQSIPLVLGFIDGQPATQLPGAHDETAVRSWLDGFLPSPAVEAWNTGLAAETEGRIDDAESEFRKALELDPDKSEFAIALARVLLAQDRIQECAEIIEKLESRGFLEADAEALKDQLSIRSQVEDSGGTTRARAELAADPENCELQIRLAEALGVDKKFEESCEMLLEVIRNNFGEHRDQAKDAMVGVLAMMGPKSQLASKFRRQLSTAYY; from the coding sequence ATGTCGGATTCCGAAAACGCCAATATTATTTCTGCCACCAGTGAAACGTTTCGGGCTGACGTTGTTGAAGCGTCAATGCAACTTCCTGTGGTTGCCGATTTTTGGGCGGACTGGTGCGCACCATGTCGTCAGTTGATGCCGATTCTGGAGAAGCTGGCAAACGAGTACGCCGGTCGGTTCCGACTGGTCAAAATCAATGTGGACGAGTGTCCGGAAATTGCCGGAGCCATTGGAGTGCAGTCGATTCCGCTCGTACTTGGGTTTATCGATGGTCAGCCGGCAACTCAGCTGCCAGGTGCACATGATGAAACGGCAGTTCGCAGCTGGCTGGACGGGTTCCTGCCGTCTCCGGCGGTTGAGGCATGGAATACAGGACTGGCTGCCGAAACCGAAGGTCGAATCGACGATGCTGAATCGGAGTTCCGCAAGGCTTTGGAACTCGACCCCGATAAGTCAGAATTTGCCATCGCTCTGGCCAGGGTTCTGCTGGCACAGGATCGCATTCAGGAATGTGCTGAAATTATTGAAAAGCTGGAATCTCGGGGGTTTCTTGAAGCTGATGCCGAAGCATTGAAAGATCAGCTGTCGATCAGGAGTCAGGTTGAAGATTCCGGAGGAACAACACGAGCCCGCGCGGAACTGGCCGCAGACCCCGAGAATTGCGAACTGCAGATCCGGCTTGCAGAGGCCCTGGGCGTCGACAAAAAATTTGAAGAGTCGTGTGAGATGTTACTGGAAGTCATTCGCAACAACTTCGGTGAACATCGGGATCAGGCGAAAGACGCCATGGTTGGAGTTTTGGCCATGATGGGGCCAAAATCCCAATTGGCGTCAAAATTTAGACGCCAGCTGTCAACCGCCTATTATTAA